The Chryseobacterium nakagawai genome has a segment encoding these proteins:
- a CDS encoding TetR/AcrR family transcriptional regulator, whose translation MKKKFTEKQIHILDIAEELIAKKGYEGTSVRDICSKANINVAMISYYFGSKEKMMSYLYQYRVLKTRENFSEFADTIKEGKPEMQMREMIKYIVSQLFKYNYFHGFVTQELRHTDNLKDELLDFYQLFVKKLDEVIKKGVASGVFTFTPKPEDILTMIIGSTLFVIRNKNFYELYVPSKNEEAYAKEAEKKVRMNLLLSVFAILGYAAD comes from the coding sequence ATGAAAAAAAAATTTACTGAAAAACAGATTCACATACTGGATATTGCAGAAGAATTAATTGCAAAAAAAGGGTACGAAGGAACTTCTGTGAGAGATATTTGCTCTAAAGCCAATATCAATGTCGCTATGATCTCCTATTATTTCGGTTCTAAGGAGAAAATGATGTCTTATCTTTATCAATATAGAGTATTAAAGACCAGAGAGAATTTTTCAGAATTTGCGGATACCATTAAAGAAGGAAAGCCAGAAATGCAGATGCGTGAAATGATAAAATACATTGTTTCTCAGCTGTTCAAATACAATTATTTCCATGGGTTTGTCACCCAGGAACTCCGTCATACAGATAATTTAAAAGATGAATTGCTGGATTTTTACCAGTTGTTTGTAAAAAAGCTGGATGAAGTCATTAAAAAAGGAGTTGCATCCGGAGTATTTACCTTTACGCCTAAGCCGGAAGATATTCTTACCATGATTATCGGTTCTACCTTATTTGTGATCCGGAATAAAAATTTTTATGAGCTTTACGTTCCCAGTAAAAATGAAGAAGCCTATGCAAAAGAGGCTGAAAAGAAAGTCAGAATGAATCTTTTATTAAGTGTTTTTGCAATTTTAGGATACGCTGCAGACTAA
- a CDS encoding TatD family hydrolase, which translates to MEFFDFHHHKKYIRDGIYNLDIDQIPPNSPYSVGIHPNDIDSNNIDHQLNWMRNVMFQNCFAIGECGLDSLVPIDQKIQEEVFLRQINISNEAKKPVIVHCVKKFYEVISFKKKAEQPMIIHGFNKKQKIAEDLLANNFYLSFGKAVLYNLSLQDILKNTPLDKFFLETDNEDFKIEELYLKVSEIKGISVEDLNEQILENLHTIRNG; encoded by the coding sequence ATGGAATTTTTTGATTTTCATCATCATAAAAAATACATCAGAGACGGAATTTACAATTTGGACATTGATCAAATTCCGCCGAATTCCCCTTATTCAGTAGGAATACATCCCAATGACATTGATAGTAATAATATAGACCATCAGCTGAACTGGATGAGAAACGTGATGTTCCAGAATTGTTTTGCCATAGGTGAATGTGGATTGGATTCTTTGGTTCCAATCGATCAGAAAATTCAGGAGGAAGTTTTTTTAAGACAGATCAATATTTCCAATGAGGCAAAAAAACCTGTTATTGTACACTGTGTAAAAAAATTTTACGAGGTAATTTCTTTTAAGAAAAAAGCAGAACAGCCCATGATTATTCATGGTTTTAATAAAAAACAGAAAATTGCTGAGGATCTTCTGGCCAATAATTTTTACCTGAGTTTTGGAAAAGCTGTTTTGTATAATTTATCTTTGCAGGATATTTTAAAAAACACTCCCTTAGATAAATTCTTTTTAGAAACTGACAATGAAGATTTTAAAATCGAAGAATTGTACCTGAAAGTTTCGGAAATAAAAGGAATTTCTGTGGAAGATCTCAACGAACAAATTTTAGAAAATTTACACACGATAAGAAATGGATAA
- a CDS encoding tRNA threonylcarbamoyladenosine dehydratase, whose translation MDKYWLERTELLVKEEGLEKLIKANVLVVGLGGVGSFAAEFLARAGVGTMTIVDGDTVDITNVNRQLPALRSTVGKHKVDVVAERLLDINPDLKLTKINEFLNPERMEEVLDSSPFDYVLDCIDSVTPKLSLIIAAKRKKIKVISSMGAGGKTDPSKVLVRDISKTEHCHLARQIRKRLRKVKIDKGVRCVFANDIQDEESLKMTDGTNYKRSFYGTISYMPAIFGLYAAAEVINYLVEKD comes from the coding sequence ATGGATAAATACTGGCTGGAAAGAACGGAACTTTTGGTGAAGGAAGAGGGATTAGAAAAACTTATTAAAGCAAATGTTCTGGTAGTAGGACTGGGCGGAGTAGGTTCTTTTGCAGCTGAGTTTCTGGCAAGAGCTGGTGTAGGAACAATGACTATCGTAGATGGAGATACTGTAGACATTACCAACGTGAACAGACAGCTCCCAGCTTTACGATCTACTGTTGGGAAACATAAAGTAGACGTTGTTGCCGAAAGATTGCTGGATATTAATCCTGATCTTAAATTAACAAAAATCAATGAGTTTCTGAATCCTGAAAGAATGGAGGAAGTGCTGGATTCATCACCATTTGATTATGTCCTGGATTGTATAGACAGCGTAACTCCAAAATTAAGCTTAATTATTGCTGCTAAAAGAAAAAAAATAAAGGTGATAAGCTCAATGGGAGCTGGTGGAAAGACAGACCCGAGCAAGGTATTGGTAAGAGATATCAGTAAAACCGAGCACTGCCATCTTGCAAGACAGATAAGAAAAAGACTGAGAAAAGTAAAAATTGACAAAGGAGTACGTTGCGTTTTTGCCAATGATATTCAGGACGAAGAAAGCCTGAAAATGACCGACGGAACGAATTATAAAAGATCTTTTTACGGAACGATAAGCTATATGCCTGCCATTTTTGGACTTTATGCTGCTGCTGAAGTGATTAATTATTTAGTGGAAAAAGATTAA
- the rnpA gene encoding ribonuclease P protein component has translation MQNSKYPRAEKLKKNTEISLLFEKGKWRTSGNLRIIILKDKPTLPIESGKFGVSVSKRYFKRAVHRNRIKRLLRECYRLNKVLFQEAFGEKTMAMLFWVSSEMPPKFQDVETQFIKLCEAQKK, from the coding sequence ATGCAGAATTCCAAATATCCCAGAGCGGAAAAGCTCAAAAAAAATACAGAAATCAGTTTACTTTTCGAAAAAGGTAAATGGAGGACTTCTGGAAATCTGAGAATCATTATTCTCAAAGATAAGCCTACTCTTCCGATTGAAAGCGGAAAATTTGGGGTTTCTGTTTCTAAAAGATATTTCAAGAGAGCGGTTCACAGAAACCGCATCAAAAGATTGCTTAGGGAATGCTATAGATTAAATAAAGTTTTATTCCAAGAAGCTTTTGGTGAAAAGACGATGGCCATGCTTTTTTGGGTTTCTTCTGAAATGCCACCAAAATTTCAGGATGTGGAAACACAGTTTATCAAGCTTTGTGAGGCCCAGAAAAAATAA
- a CDS encoding DUF4126 domain-containing protein — protein sequence MLDQVPYLSYVISAFIGIGLSAATGFRVFLPLFAVSLASYFHWIPMSESFEWLAGLPALITTGIATVVEILAYYIPFVDHLLDTISVPMATVAGSILFASQFAELGTFPQWALALIAGGGTAATISSGFAGIRAASTATTGGLGNSVVGTTETAGAGIMTILAMVAPIIAAVLAIILLILVIVYGRKAWRKLRGKKTPSTQ from the coding sequence ATGTTGGATCAAGTTCCCTATCTTTCGTATGTCATTAGTGCCTTTATCGGCATTGGCCTATCTGCTGCTACAGGCTTCAGGGTCTTTCTTCCGTTGTTTGCCGTAAGTCTCGCTTCCTATTTTCACTGGATTCCGATGAGTGAGAGTTTTGAATGGCTGGCGGGCTTGCCTGCCCTCATCACTACGGGAATTGCAACGGTTGTCGAGATTCTGGCTTATTATATACCCTTCGTAGATCATTTATTGGATACGATCTCTGTTCCTATGGCAACAGTTGCCGGTTCTATTCTATTTGCCAGTCAGTTTGCCGAATTGGGCACATTTCCACAATGGGCACTGGCCCTAATTGCAGGTGGCGGAACGGCAGCTACCATAAGTTCAGGTTTTGCAGGAATAAGGGCTGCTTCTACGGCGACCACAGGAGGGTTGGGAAATTCTGTAGTAGGAACTACCGAGACAGCAGGAGCCGGCATCATGACTATCCTTGCCATGGTAGCACCTATTATTGCGGCTGTTCTGGCTATTATTTTATTAATACTAGTAATTGTATACGGGCGAAAAGCCTGGAGGAAACTTCGGGGCAAAAAAACGCCTTCAACTCAATAA
- a CDS encoding LptE family protein, producing MNFKIKNISLKQPLLMMVFFALLGVLNSCYSFTGSSLTDEKTVQINEFPNNASLVNPSLSQQFSTDIQNRFLQRTTLKGTKSNPDILIEGEITDYAITPTTISSNTQTNPAGGVVQQAQNKLTITVKVHYENKVHPDSSFDRTYSDEAAFNSSLSQSEIENSQVKIVTERIINKIFNDIVANW from the coding sequence ATGAATTTTAAAATTAAAAATATCAGTCTGAAACAGCCATTATTAATGATGGTATTCTTTGCTTTGCTGGGAGTGTTGAATTCATGCTACAGTTTTACCGGATCTTCTCTTACAGATGAAAAAACGGTTCAGATCAATGAGTTTCCGAACAATGCATCTCTTGTAAATCCGTCATTGTCACAACAGTTCTCAACAGATATTCAGAACAGGTTTTTACAAAGAACCACTCTGAAAGGAACAAAATCAAATCCTGATATCCTGATAGAAGGAGAAATTACAGATTATGCGATTACACCTACAACAATCAGTTCCAATACGCAGACCAACCCTGCTGGTGGTGTAGTACAACAGGCTCAGAATAAGCTTACAATTACTGTGAAGGTGCATTACGAAAATAAAGTACACCCGGACTCCAGTTTTGACAGAACCTATAGTGATGAAGCTGCTTTTAACAGTAGTTTATCACAAAGTGAGATTGAAAATTCTCAAGTAAAGATTGTGACAGAAAGAATTATTAATAAGATATTTAACGATATTGTAGCGAATTGGTAA